The following proteins are co-located in the Amycolatopsis tolypomycina genome:
- a CDS encoding MFS transporter, which yields MSELANESGRRTSETTQALPEALAEPTVRVRPGWMSLLFFANIALWLGIYAPIQVLLPQQAELLDQVNKEFVLGLVMGVGAVVALVVNPAVGLLSDRTTSRFGRRHPWTVAGAAVATVGLLVLAFAPNVALMITGWCLVQAGLNGMLATLMSAIADRVPVGQRAQVGGLVGIAQMLGTVLGAVVVVVMLGIAGLPLAYASCAGIVLVGAAFFVLRTPDARLPVEFRPSSQAGEVIRNLWVSPRRFPDFAWAWSCHFMINLGNAFGTLYLLFFLKDAVHYPDPDTGLLIMMALYGVALVVGALLAGHFSDKSGRRKPYVLVASGVMALAALLLVVWQSWPVALAASPLLGVGFGAYMAVALAMLTQVLPTAQDRAKDLGVINIANSLPQVVAPLVTPLVLTYLGGYSGLFAASAVATLLAAVLVLRVKAVR from the coding sequence ATGAGTGAGCTTGCGAACGAATCAGGCCGGCGCACGAGTGAAACGACCCAGGCGCTCCCCGAGGCGCTCGCCGAACCCACCGTGCGGGTGCGGCCCGGCTGGATGAGCCTGCTGTTCTTCGCGAACATCGCGCTCTGGCTGGGCATCTACGCGCCGATCCAGGTGCTGTTGCCGCAGCAGGCCGAACTCCTCGACCAGGTGAACAAGGAGTTCGTGCTCGGCCTGGTGATGGGCGTCGGCGCGGTCGTGGCGCTGGTCGTCAACCCGGCCGTCGGGCTGCTGTCGGACCGGACGACCTCGCGGTTCGGCCGTCGCCACCCGTGGACGGTGGCCGGTGCGGCCGTCGCCACCGTCGGGCTGCTCGTGCTGGCGTTCGCGCCGAACGTCGCGCTGATGATCACCGGCTGGTGCCTCGTGCAGGCCGGGCTCAACGGCATGCTCGCGACGCTGATGTCCGCCATCGCCGACCGCGTCCCGGTCGGCCAGCGCGCGCAGGTCGGCGGGCTCGTCGGCATCGCGCAGATGCTCGGCACCGTGCTCGGCGCGGTCGTGGTCGTCGTCATGCTCGGCATCGCCGGGCTGCCGCTGGCCTATGCCAGCTGCGCCGGGATCGTCTTGGTCGGCGCCGCGTTCTTCGTCCTGCGGACGCCGGACGCGCGGCTGCCGGTCGAGTTCCGGCCGTCGTCGCAGGCCGGCGAGGTCATCCGCAACCTGTGGGTCTCGCCGCGGCGGTTCCCGGACTTCGCGTGGGCGTGGTCGTGCCACTTCATGATCAACCTCGGCAACGCGTTCGGGACGCTCTACCTGCTGTTCTTCCTCAAGGACGCGGTGCACTACCCGGACCCGGACACCGGGCTGCTCATCATGATGGCGCTCTACGGCGTCGCCCTCGTGGTGGGCGCGCTGCTCGCGGGGCACTTCTCCGACAAGTCCGGACGGCGCAAGCCGTACGTCCTCGTGGCGTCCGGGGTGATGGCTCTGGCCGCCTTGCTGCTGGTCGTCTGGCAGAGCTGGCCGGTCGCGCTCGCGGCGTCCCCGCTGCTCGGCGTGGGTTTCGGGGCGTACATGGCGGTCGCGCTGGCGATGCTGACGCAGGTGCTGCCGACGGCGCAGGACCGCGCGAAGGACCTGGGCGTCATCAACATCGCGAACTCGCTGCCGCAGGTGGTCGCCCCGCTGGTGACGCCGCTGGTGCTGACGTACCTCGGCGGCTACTCGGGGCTTTTCGCGGCTTCGGCGGTCGCGACGCTGCTGGCCGCGGTGCTCGTGCTGCGCGTGAAGGCGGTTCGCTAG
- a CDS encoding amino acid deaminase/aldolase → MTSATVYDLATKDLDPPLAVVDLAAFDANAADLRRRAKGKPIRVVSKSVRCRALLERALTMPGFEGLMCYSLAEAIWHVEQGTTDDIVVAYPTADHEALRRLAASERARAAIAIMVDSPAHLDLVDAALGHGHEEIRVCLELDASWRPLPGIHVGTRRSPVFTPKQAAAFARQIVDRPGFRLVGVMAYEGQIAGLGDAAGHRVKRALVGWMQRRSAAELARRRGEAVRAVQEVTPLEFVNGGGTGSLESTGADAVVTEIAAGSGLIGPTLFDGYTRFHPRPAALFALPVVRRPTRNIATLFSGGYIASGPTGPSRQPAPYLPRGLKFLGFEGAGEVQTPVTGRAARNLKLGDRVWLRHAKAGELAERFTHYHLVLGDRVERTVPTYRGEHQNFG, encoded by the coding sequence GTGACCAGTGCGACGGTGTACGACTTGGCGACCAAGGACCTCGATCCCCCCTTGGCCGTGGTCGACTTGGCGGCGTTCGACGCGAACGCCGCCGACCTCCGGCGCCGCGCGAAGGGCAAGCCCATCCGCGTCGTCAGCAAGTCGGTGCGCTGCCGCGCGCTGCTGGAGCGGGCGCTGACGATGCCGGGCTTCGAGGGCCTGATGTGCTACTCGCTGGCGGAAGCGATCTGGCACGTCGAGCAGGGCACGACGGACGACATCGTCGTCGCCTACCCGACGGCCGACCACGAAGCCCTCCGCCGCCTGGCCGCGTCCGAGCGTGCCCGCGCGGCGATCGCGATCATGGTGGATTCGCCCGCGCACCTCGACCTGGTGGACGCGGCCCTCGGCCACGGCCACGAGGAGATCCGCGTGTGCCTGGAGCTGGACGCGTCCTGGCGCCCGCTGCCGGGCATCCACGTCGGCACCCGCCGATCCCCGGTGTTCACCCCGAAGCAGGCGGCGGCGTTCGCCCGCCAGATCGTCGACCGCCCGGGGTTCCGCCTGGTGGGCGTGATGGCGTACGAAGGCCAGATAGCGGGCCTCGGCGACGCGGCGGGCCACCGCGTCAAGCGGGCACTGGTGGGCTGGATGCAACGCCGATCGGCGGCCGAGCTGGCCCGCCGCCGCGGCGAAGCGGTCCGGGCGGTCCAGGAGGTGACGCCCCTGGAGTTCGTCAACGGAGGCGGAACGGGCAGCCTCGAGTCAACGGGCGCGGACGCGGTGGTCACGGAGATAGCGGCCGGGTCGGGCTTGATCGGCCCCACGCTCTTCGACGGCTACACCCGGTTCCACCCCCGCCCGGCGGCGTTGTTCGCCCTGCCCGTGGTCCGCCGCCCGACCCGCAACATAGCGACGCTCTTTTCGGGCGGCTACATCGCCTCGGGCCCCACGGGCCCGTCCCGCCAGCCGGCGCCGTACTTGCCGAGGGGCTTGAAGTTCCTCGGCTTCGAGGGAGCGGGCGAAGTCCAGACACCGGTCACCGGCCGGGCGGCGCGGAACCTCAAGCTGGGCGACCGGGTGTGGTTGCGCCACGCCAAGGCGGGCGAGCTGGCGGAGCGGTTCACGCACTACCACCTGGTGCTGGGCGACCGGGTGGAACGAACCGTCCCGACCTACCGGGGCGAGCACCAGAACTTCGGCTGA
- a CDS encoding GH1 family beta-glucosidase: MQNPTFPSDFLWGVSTSAFQIEGATSEGGRGPSIWDTFTATEGKIARGEHANVAADHYHRYPEDIALMAELGVGAYRMSVAWPRIQPEGKGAPNPEGLGFYDKLIDAVCEAGIAPAVTLYHWDTPQAIEDDGGWLSRATAERFAEYAQILGERFADRVKLWIPLNEPMVMSIFGYGIGEYAPGQVLLLDAIPTAHHQNLAHGLAVQALRAAGATTIGTANNHSPIWPADDDAQDAAEYLDALLNRLYADPMLLGSYPEQLHPHLPAGFADDLPTIAQPLDFYGINYYEPQGVAMPGPGNPLPFELRDIQGYPMTTNASPIVPHALRELLLDFHHRYREQLPPIQITENGCSFADEVAEDGGVHDPERIDFLHGHLVALREAMDAGVDVRGYFCWSLLDNFEWSKGYAPRFGLVHVDYETLRRTPKDSFHWYRKLVRHE; encoded by the coding sequence GTGCAGAACCCGACCTTCCCGTCCGACTTCCTCTGGGGTGTTTCGACATCGGCGTTCCAGATCGAAGGTGCCACCAGCGAAGGTGGGCGCGGACCGTCCATCTGGGACACGTTCACCGCGACCGAAGGCAAGATCGCGCGCGGTGAACATGCCAACGTAGCCGCCGACCACTACCACCGCTACCCCGAAGACATCGCGCTGATGGCGGAACTCGGCGTGGGCGCCTACCGGATGTCCGTTGCCTGGCCACGGATCCAGCCCGAGGGCAAGGGCGCGCCCAACCCCGAAGGCCTCGGCTTCTACGACAAGCTCATCGACGCCGTCTGCGAAGCCGGCATCGCGCCCGCCGTCACGCTCTACCACTGGGACACCCCCCAAGCCATCGAAGACGACGGCGGCTGGCTCTCCCGGGCGACCGCTGAGCGCTTCGCCGAATACGCCCAGATCCTCGGAGAGCGCTTCGCCGATCGGGTGAAACTGTGGATTCCGCTCAACGAGCCCATGGTCATGTCGATCTTCGGCTACGGCATCGGCGAGTACGCGCCCGGCCAGGTGCTCCTGCTCGACGCCATCCCGACCGCGCACCACCAGAACCTCGCGCACGGCCTCGCCGTCCAGGCCCTCCGCGCGGCGGGTGCCACCACCATCGGCACCGCCAACAACCACTCGCCCATCTGGCCCGCGGACGACGACGCCCAGGACGCGGCGGAATACCTGGACGCCCTGCTCAACCGGCTCTACGCCGACCCCATGCTGCTCGGCAGCTACCCCGAGCAGCTCCACCCCCACCTGCCCGCCGGGTTCGCCGACGACCTGCCGACCATCGCGCAGCCGCTCGACTTCTACGGCATCAACTACTACGAACCGCAGGGCGTCGCGATGCCCGGCCCGGGCAACCCGCTGCCCTTCGAGCTGCGCGACATCCAGGGCTACCCGATGACGACGAACGCCTCGCCGATCGTCCCGCACGCCCTGCGCGAACTGCTGCTCGACTTCCACCACCGCTACCGCGAGCAGCTGCCGCCGATCCAGATCACCGAAAACGGGTGCAGCTTCGCCGACGAGGTCGCCGAGGACGGCGGCGTGCACGACCCCGAACGCATCGACTTCTTGCACGGCCACCTGGTCGCGCTGCGCGAGGCGATGGACGCCGGCGTCGACGTCCGCGGCTACTTCTGCTGGTCGCTGCTGGACAACTTCGAGTGGTCCAAGGGTTATGCGCCGCGCTTCGGCCTGGTGCACGTCGACTACGAGACCCTGCGGCGGACGCCGAAGGACTCGTTCCACTGGTACCGGAAGCTGGTGCGGCATGAGTGA
- a CDS encoding TetR/AcrR family transcriptional regulator produces the protein MSDIQAAKVPAEATPLRRQPVQQRSAKRVEQMLDASAALIDELGYDALTTTLIAKRAGVAVGSLYQFFPDKRAVVQALTARNLERFVGAVNERLKQLGPEHWWDVVDSILDIYLEMHRTVPGFSKVHFGDIIDRQLLDETRDNNAVIVDSLTELVAKQVDRPVEDLQFAITIANEVADALMKLAFRREPSGDEKIVAEAKYVVKGYLAARFGERS, from the coding sequence GTGTCCGACATCCAGGCCGCGAAGGTGCCGGCAGAAGCCACCCCCTTACGCCGCCAACCGGTTCAGCAGCGTAGTGCGAAGCGGGTCGAGCAGATGCTCGACGCGAGCGCGGCGTTGATCGACGAGCTCGGCTACGACGCCCTGACCACGACGTTGATCGCCAAGCGGGCGGGCGTCGCGGTGGGTTCGCTGTACCAGTTCTTCCCGGACAAGCGGGCGGTGGTGCAAGCGTTGACCGCCCGCAACCTGGAGCGTTTCGTGGGCGCGGTCAACGAGCGCCTGAAGCAGCTGGGGCCGGAGCACTGGTGGGACGTCGTGGACTCGATCCTCGACATCTACCTGGAGATGCACCGGACGGTCCCGGGATTTTCGAAGGTCCACTTCGGCGACATCATCGACCGCCAGCTGCTCGACGAGACACGCGACAACAACGCGGTGATCGTCGACTCGCTGACGGAGCTGGTGGCCAAGCAGGTCGACCGGCCGGTGGAGGACCTGCAGTTCGCGATCACGATCGCCAACGAGGTGGCCGACGCGCTGATGAAGCTGGCGTTCCGGCGGGAGCCGAGCGGGGACGAGAAGATCGTGGCCGAGGCCAAGTATGTGGTGAAGGGGTACCTGGCGGCCCGGTTCGGGGAGCGGTCGTAG
- a CDS encoding D-arabinono-1,4-lactone oxidase, giving the protein MTRWTNWAGTASASPQHVHQPRTAAEIAAAVERVATAGRTVRPWGSGHSFTAIAAADSDALDLRHWTGIERADLETGHVTVRSGTTIRELNAALDALGLAMTNLGDIDAQTIAGAISTGTHGTGAKLGGIATQIAALELVLADGSLVTCSAEDKPDLFAAARVGLGAIGVITTVTLKCEPSFVLRAQERPEPLEQVLEGFHDFADENEHFEFYWFPYGKNALVKRNNRTEAAQPLSKVREFVDYRIMENVAFGGLCRTGRLMPRLVPSLGSFASNVLSAREYSDLSHRVFVTARNVRFTETEYAVPRESVLDVLAELRALVPKLKDPVMFPVEVRVAAADDIWLSTAQGRDSAYIAIHQFVGMPYREYFGAFEKIAGAVGGRPHWGKMHDLDAGVLRSRYPHFDDFLRVRKETDPNGVFANTYLDRVLGPA; this is encoded by the coding sequence ATGACCCGGTGGACCAACTGGGCGGGCACGGCGTCCGCCTCGCCCCAGCACGTTCACCAGCCGCGCACCGCGGCTGAGATCGCGGCGGCCGTCGAGCGCGTCGCCACGGCCGGCCGGACCGTGCGGCCCTGGGGCAGCGGGCACTCCTTCACCGCCATCGCCGCCGCCGACTCCGATGCGCTCGACCTGCGGCACTGGACCGGCATCGAGCGCGCCGACCTCGAGACCGGGCACGTCACCGTCCGCTCGGGCACGACGATCCGGGAGCTCAACGCCGCCCTCGACGCGCTCGGGCTGGCCATGACCAACCTCGGCGACATCGATGCACAGACCATCGCCGGCGCGATTTCCACCGGGACGCACGGCACCGGCGCGAAGCTCGGCGGCATCGCGACGCAGATCGCCGCGCTCGAGCTCGTCCTCGCCGACGGTTCGCTCGTCACCTGCTCGGCCGAGGACAAGCCCGACCTCTTCGCCGCCGCCCGCGTCGGGCTCGGCGCGATCGGCGTGATCACCACGGTGACACTCAAGTGCGAGCCGTCCTTCGTGCTGCGCGCGCAGGAACGCCCGGAGCCGCTGGAGCAGGTCCTCGAGGGCTTCCACGACTTCGCCGACGAAAACGAGCACTTCGAGTTCTACTGGTTCCCCTACGGCAAGAACGCCCTGGTCAAGCGCAACAACCGCACCGAGGCGGCGCAGCCGCTGAGCAAGGTCCGCGAGTTCGTCGACTACCGGATCATGGAGAACGTCGCGTTCGGCGGCCTCTGCCGGACCGGGCGGCTGATGCCCAGGCTCGTGCCGTCGCTCGGCAGCTTCGCCTCCAACGTCCTGAGCGCCCGCGAGTACAGCGACCTCTCGCACCGCGTCTTCGTCACCGCGCGGAACGTCCGCTTCACCGAGACCGAGTACGCGGTGCCCCGCGAATCCGTCCTCGACGTGCTCGCCGAGCTGCGCGCGCTGGTGCCGAAGCTGAAGGACCCGGTGATGTTCCCGGTCGAGGTGCGGGTCGCCGCGGCCGACGACATCTGGCTGTCGACCGCGCAGGGCCGCGACTCCGCCTACATCGCCATCCACCAGTTCGTCGGCATGCCCTACCGCGAGTACTTCGGCGCGTTCGAGAAGATCGCCGGCGCGGTCGGCGGCCGCCCGCACTGGGGCAAGATGCACGACCTCGACGCCGGCGTCCTCCGTTCGCGCTACCCGCACTTCGACGACTTCCTGCGCGTGCGCAAGGAAACCGACCCGAACGGGGTCTTCGCCAACACCTACCTGGACCGGGTGCTCGGCCCGGCTTAG